In Maridesulfovibrio zosterae DSM 11974, a genomic segment contains:
- a CDS encoding S16 family serine protease gives MIKWFNKNGNDGSNQESKSADTNDNNVLQPDNAADEMLRRIESASLPDYIYDVARDECERLHKADGASPEFALGHNYLEFLLSLPWNTTTKDDLDLERAKEVLDARHYGLNNVKERILEFLAVKSLRSRISPNLIIADDEVIARENLAIIFEHEGFAVRTVANGLEAIAAMEEDPADIVITDLKMDGMDGLELLGEMRSRWPDTGVIMLTGYATVKTAVTAMKKGADQYMGKPVNLTKLRDYVQELLGKNQRIQGLRGPVLCFSGPPGTGKTSIGKAIAEAMGRKFICMSLAGLRDEAELRGHRRTYVGAMAGRLLQNIQKSGVRNPVIMLDEMDKIIQSFEGDATSVLLEILDPQQNSTFVDQYLGQAFDLSGVLFIATANIMDRISAPLRDRMEVIEFSSYTLSEKLKIATNYLVPEQLQQHGLRINTIDIQPEALKSLIIDYTREPGLRGLEKQIASLCRKLARRVLDESGSSSVVAVGVKELLSLMGPPPHFTATARKEPGVGLATGLVWSENGGEIIFVEAAKMYGNKNLILTGSLGDVLQESAQTALSFIRANVDNFGLSPDFFESSDIHVHIPAGSVTKEGPSAGVTIAVAILSQLTGRYVPQDMAFSGEISLHGDVLPVGGVREKIMAASRAGIRTVVLPEQCSHAVQRIEQEVLDGIDIRLVSSLSQVMELAFI, from the coding sequence ATGATAAAATGGTTTAATAAAAACGGTAATGACGGTTCCAATCAAGAATCAAAGTCAGCTGATACTAATGATAATAATGTCTTACAGCCTGATAATGCAGCAGATGAAATGCTTCGGCGTATAGAATCTGCTAGTCTTCCTGACTATATATATGATGTTGCTCGGGATGAGTGTGAAAGGCTTCACAAGGCTGATGGGGCTTCTCCTGAGTTTGCACTTGGACATAATTACCTAGAATTTTTACTTTCTCTGCCATGGAATACTACCACAAAAGATGACCTTGATCTGGAACGAGCAAAAGAAGTACTTGATGCCCGGCATTATGGGTTGAACAATGTAAAAGAGCGCATTTTAGAATTTTTGGCTGTTAAGAGTCTTCGCAGCCGTATCAGCCCAAATCTGATAATTGCCGATGATGAAGTTATAGCGCGTGAAAACTTGGCTATAATTTTTGAGCATGAGGGGTTTGCTGTAAGAACTGTTGCAAATGGACTGGAAGCTATTGCAGCTATGGAAGAAGATCCTGCTGATATTGTAATAACGGATCTTAAAATGGATGGTATGGACGGGTTGGAGCTTCTGGGTGAAATGAGAAGCCGCTGGCCTGATACCGGAGTGATCATGCTGACTGGATATGCCACTGTAAAAACGGCAGTAACTGCTATGAAGAAAGGTGCGGATCAGTACATGGGAAAACCGGTTAACCTGACAAAGTTACGTGATTATGTTCAGGAGCTGCTTGGTAAAAATCAGCGCATACAGGGATTACGTGGACCTGTCCTTTGTTTCAGCGGCCCTCCAGGTACGGGGAAAACTTCTATAGGAAAGGCTATAGCTGAGGCAATGGGGCGTAAATTTATATGTATGTCCCTTGCCGGACTGAGGGATGAAGCGGAACTTCGCGGGCACAGACGTACTTATGTCGGAGCTATGGCTGGAAGACTCTTACAGAATATTCAGAAATCAGGCGTACGTAATCCTGTCATTATGCTTGATGAAATGGATAAGATTATCCAAAGTTTTGAGGGAGATGCAACTTCCGTTCTGCTTGAAATTCTTGATCCTCAGCAAAATTCAACTTTTGTAGACCAGTATTTGGGACAGGCTTTTGACCTTTCAGGGGTGCTGTTCATTGCTACAGCAAATATTATGGATCGTATTTCGGCTCCTTTGAGAGATCGTATGGAAGTGATTGAATTTTCAAGTTACACACTTAGCGAGAAATTGAAAATTGCAACTAATTATCTTGTTCCCGAACAGTTACAACAGCATGGTCTGAGAATTAACACAATTGATATTCAGCCTGAAGCATTAAAGAGCCTGATCATAGATTACACGCGTGAACCAGGATTGCGAGGTCTTGAAAAACAGATTGCTTCACTGTGCCGTAAACTGGCCAGGAGAGTTTTAGATGAAAGTGGCAGTAGCAGTGTAGTTGCTGTCGGCGTTAAAGAACTTCTTTCCTTGATGGGGCCTCCTCCTCATTTTACTGCAACGGCAAGGAAGGAACCGGGCGTTGGACTGGCTACTGGATTGGTATGGTCGGAAAATGGAGGTGAGATCATTTTTGTAGAAGCGGCTAAAATGTATGGAAACAAAAATTTGATCCTTACGGGGTCGCTAGGAGATGTTCTGCAAGAATCGGCGCAAACTGCTCTTAGTTTCATACGTGCTAATGTTGACAATTTTGGACTTTCACCTGATTTTTTTGAATCATCAGATATCCATGTTCATATCCCTGCCGGGTCGGTGACAAAAGAGGGACCTTCTGCGGGGGTAACCATTGCCGTTGCGATTCTTTCACAATTGACAGGTCGTTATGTCCCTCAGGATATGGCTTTCAGCGGTGAAATTTCACTGCATGGAGATGTCTTGCCTGTAGGTGGTGTGCGCGAAAAGATAATGGCCGCATCAAGAGCTGGAATTCGTACAGTTGTTCTTCCCGAACAATGCTCCCATGCAGTGCAGCGCATTGAGCAGGAGGTTCTCGATGGTATTGATATCCGTCTTGTAAGCAGTTTGAGTCAGGTGATGGAGCTGGCTTTTATTTAG
- a CDS encoding SLC13 family permease, whose amino-acid sequence MTPEILLVMAVLAFAVLLFIFEWVRVDVVGIIMMVLLPLLGLVTPKQAISGLSSNAVVSIIAVIIIGAGLDKTGVMNTLARVILRFAGKSETRIMTLIAGTVAIISGFMQNIGAAALFLPAAKRIGNQTGVPVGRLLMPMGFCAIIGGCLTLVGSSPLILLNDLMIVGGKHYEPFGMFGVTPIGILLLIAALVYFMIFGRFILPSKNVSENSGPMSDLLNGTYGGIGSLFELHIPETWKCDKNLQALELRPIYFSTVVAIARDNGKAHKIAPDAHEIIRPGDHLAVVGHHEFVQHMAEDFGWELQEELSSFAEELSPNNAGIMEGLITPRSELVGQTLMELRIRDRFQVSPLAIFRGEKLFISGLSEMKLESGDAILLHGRWEMFHLLKDRPDFVFTEEVKGEILRTEKAKFALMWLAISLTMILGFHIQLSIALLTGALGMILTKVLSIDEAYQSVDWMTVFLLGGLIPLGMAFENTGAAKFIADTIMAALGHPSALILLTVIGALTSFFTLVASNVGATVLLVPLSMNMALNAGVDPRIAALTVAVAASNTFVLPTHQVNALIMRPGGYKTIDYVRAGFGMTILYMAVMIFALISLY is encoded by the coding sequence ATGACTCCAGAAATTCTTCTAGTAATGGCAGTACTGGCTTTTGCGGTACTGCTCTTCATATTCGAATGGGTGCGGGTAGACGTTGTCGGTATCATTATGATGGTACTTCTACCACTACTAGGACTGGTTACACCTAAACAGGCAATCAGTGGATTAAGCAGTAATGCTGTCGTGTCTATCATCGCTGTTATCATCATTGGAGCCGGACTTGATAAGACCGGTGTCATGAATACTTTAGCCAGAGTGATACTCAGGTTTGCCGGAAAAAGTGAAACCAGGATTATGACACTGATCGCCGGAACAGTGGCTATCATATCGGGATTCATGCAGAATATCGGAGCCGCAGCTCTGTTCCTGCCTGCAGCTAAACGCATCGGTAACCAGACAGGAGTACCTGTTGGAAGGCTGCTCATGCCTATGGGGTTCTGTGCTATTATCGGGGGCTGCCTGACTCTGGTCGGCTCCAGCCCTTTGATTCTTCTCAACGACTTGATGATTGTCGGGGGTAAGCACTATGAACCTTTCGGGATGTTCGGCGTAACTCCTATAGGGATTCTACTTCTAATAGCAGCTCTCGTTTATTTTATGATTTTTGGCAGATTTATCCTTCCAAGTAAAAATGTCAGCGAAAATTCAGGCCCGATGTCTGATCTTTTGAATGGCACTTACGGTGGCATCGGTTCTCTGTTTGAACTGCATATCCCTGAAACATGGAAGTGTGATAAAAACCTACAGGCCTTAGAACTTCGCCCAATCTACTTTTCAACAGTAGTTGCGATTGCCCGTGACAATGGAAAAGCTCACAAAATAGCCCCTGACGCTCATGAAATCATCAGACCAGGTGATCATCTGGCAGTTGTCGGACACCATGAATTCGTTCAGCATATGGCTGAAGATTTCGGATGGGAACTTCAGGAGGAGCTAAGCTCTTTTGCAGAAGAACTTTCACCGAACAATGCAGGAATCATGGAAGGACTTATCACTCCACGTTCTGAACTTGTCGGCCAGACTCTTATGGAACTAAGAATACGTGACCGTTTTCAGGTTTCTCCACTTGCAATTTTCCGCGGTGAAAAACTGTTTATCAGCGGATTAAGTGAGATGAAACTTGAATCAGGGGATGCGATACTGCTCCATGGCCGCTGGGAAATGTTCCACTTACTCAAGGATAGACCTGACTTTGTTTTCACGGAAGAAGTCAAAGGTGAAATCCTCCGCACAGAGAAAGCTAAATTTGCTTTAATGTGGCTTGCTATCTCTCTGACCATGATTTTAGGATTTCATATCCAGCTTTCAATTGCACTGCTCACAGGAGCACTGGGTATGATACTGACCAAGGTCCTCAGCATTGATGAAGCATACCAGTCCGTGGACTGGATGACTGTGTTCCTCCTGGGAGGACTCATCCCTCTGGGAATGGCATTTGAAAATACAGGCGCTGCAAAATTCATCGCTGACACGATCATGGCCGCTCTTGGACATCCATCGGCACTTATACTGCTTACAGTCATCGGTGCCCTGACATCCTTCTTTACATTAGTAGCCTCCAATGTTGGCGCAACAGTTCTGCTGGTTCCACTATCTATGAACATGGCCCTGAATGCAGGCGTAGACCCTCGCATCGCGGCACTGACAGTAGCGGTGGCAGCCTCCAACACGTTTGTATTGCCGACTCATCAGGTTAATGCCCTCATCATGAGACCAGGTGGGTACAAAACCATAGATTATGTCAGAGCAGGATTTGGTATGACCATCCTGTACATGGCAGTCATGATATTCGCATTAATATCTCTTTACTAA
- the nhaB gene encoding sodium/proton antiporter NhaB, with amino-acid sequence MQQSFLQSLGSNFLGSAPKWYKAVIIAFLILNPCLMFTVGPIVAGWALIAEFIFTLAMALKCYPLPAGGLLAFEAVIMGLTSPETIYHEALNNFEVILLLIFMVAGIYFMKDFLQFTFTRILVRVQSKTLISLLFCIAGAFLSAFLDALTVTAVIIAVAYSFYNIYHRFASGKTLQCAHDLCSDQTVVEKNRQDLKEFRAFLRNLMMHGAVGTALGGVCTLVGEPQNLLIGGEMGWHFVEFFLEVMPVSMPVFAVGLLTCITVEQFHLFGYGAKLPGNIRSHLLETAIELEEKQGQKGKTKLIVQTLTGLWLIAALAFHLAAVGIVGLSVIILLTAMNGVVEEHQLGKAFEEALPFTALLVVFFSVVAVIHDQGIFHPIIEYVLSLKGQTQLVAYYIANGILSAISDNVFVATVYISETKLHFINLLGNIPDVGTTGAALMDKLTDPHLARLDVVAGMPQATAAKVLDVMRNFDKLAVAINTGTNIPSVATPNGQAAFLFLLTSALAPVIRLSYGRMVVLALPYTITMSITGLLAVNYFL; translated from the coding sequence ATGCAGCAATCTTTTCTGCAATCACTTGGGAGCAACTTTCTTGGCAGTGCGCCGAAATGGTATAAAGCGGTTATTATCGCTTTTTTAATCCTAAATCCCTGTTTAATGTTCACCGTCGGTCCCATTGTAGCTGGCTGGGCATTAATTGCTGAATTTATTTTTACTCTGGCTATGGCTTTAAAATGTTACCCTCTTCCAGCTGGAGGTTTACTCGCATTTGAAGCTGTTATTATGGGGTTGACCTCACCAGAAACAATCTATCATGAAGCCCTCAACAACTTTGAGGTTATATTACTGCTGATCTTTATGGTCGCAGGTATCTATTTCATGAAAGATTTTCTACAATTCACCTTCACGCGTATTCTCGTTAGAGTTCAGTCTAAGACTTTAATTTCACTTCTTTTTTGCATAGCTGGTGCATTTTTATCAGCATTTTTGGATGCACTGACAGTAACAGCTGTCATAATTGCTGTTGCCTACAGCTTTTACAATATCTACCACAGATTCGCATCTGGAAAGACACTGCAATGTGCTCATGACCTGTGCAGCGATCAGACTGTAGTAGAAAAAAATCGTCAGGATCTTAAAGAATTCAGAGCCTTCCTGCGTAATTTGATGATGCACGGAGCAGTTGGAACCGCACTTGGCGGAGTGTGTACTCTGGTCGGAGAACCTCAGAATCTACTTATCGGCGGAGAAATGGGCTGGCATTTTGTTGAATTTTTCCTTGAAGTAATGCCAGTATCAATGCCCGTCTTTGCAGTTGGTCTATTGACCTGCATTACTGTCGAGCAGTTTCACCTTTTCGGATACGGAGCAAAACTTCCCGGCAACATTCGCTCACACCTGCTTGAAACAGCTATAGAACTTGAAGAAAAACAGGGACAGAAAGGAAAAACAAAACTGATTGTCCAGACTCTGACTGGTCTGTGGCTTATTGCTGCGCTGGCATTCCATCTGGCTGCTGTCGGAATTGTCGGCCTGTCTGTGATTATTCTTCTTACCGCCATGAACGGAGTTGTTGAAGAGCATCAGTTGGGAAAAGCATTTGAAGAAGCACTCCCCTTCACCGCACTTCTGGTTGTATTCTTCTCTGTTGTCGCTGTTATTCATGATCAGGGCATATTCCATCCCATTATTGAATATGTTCTCAGCTTGAAGGGACAGACCCAGCTTGTGGCATACTACATTGCCAACGGTATACTATCCGCAATATCCGATAACGTTTTTGTGGCCACAGTTTATATTTCAGAAACAAAACTCCATTTCATTAACCTGCTTGGAAATATCCCTGACGTAGGAACAACCGGAGCGGCTCTGATGGATAAACTTACTGATCCGCATCTAGCACGTCTTGATGTCGTTGCCGGGATGCCTCAGGCAACAGCTGCCAAAGTTCTTGATGTAATGCGTAACTTTGACAAACTGGCAGTTGCAATCAATACAGGAACAAACATTCCAAGTGTTGCGACCCCTAATGGTCAGGCAGCATTCCTTTTCCTACTGACATCGGCCCTTGCTCCGGTCATAAGGCTTTCTTACGGCCGGATGGTAGTGCTTGCATTACCGTACACCATTACCATGTCTATTACGGGCCTTTTAGCTGTTAACTACTTTTTGTAA
- a CDS encoding mechanosensitive ion channel domain-containing protein — MIPNSDLVTTQVTNWTKNNSSLRRDIIVGVAYGSDTEKVKQTLLDIAFNSSHILDTPEPYVHFNNFGSSSLDFILRVWIDDIDYALKTMSELRFEIDNRFRKEKIEIAFPQMDIHIKKNTGSKK; from the coding sequence ATGATTCCTAACTCGGATCTTGTAACCACCCAGGTAACAAACTGGACAAAAAACAACTCTTCCCTGCGTCGGGATATAATCGTTGGAGTTGCTTATGGGTCTGACACGGAAAAAGTAAAACAAACCCTTCTAGATATAGCGTTTAACAGCTCACACATACTTGATACCCCTGAACCGTATGTACACTTCAATAACTTTGGTTCAAGCAGTCTGGACTTTATTTTGCGTGTCTGGATAGACGATATTGACTATGCCCTTAAGACAATGTCGGAATTACGTTTTGAAATTGATAACCGCTTTAGAAAGGAAAAGATTGAAATTGCCTTTCCACAAATGGATATTCACATCAAAAAAAATACAGGCAGCAAGAAATAG
- a CDS encoding TIGR00341 family protein, protein MPLRVIEIITPREDKEEVIATLEEHRPNEGYVFWASPLEADTSLVFRVILDVQDSENVLDKLENLFSWKEKYRIIVFPAEATIPRLENLDEVPTTETEPAPETEKRKNRLSREELYADVLDTCVLSKSYVMLVILSSIVAVIGLMRGNVAVLIGAMVLAPLLGPNVGLSLATTLGDEKLAAASSKTLITGVLLAILISIGAGFFLNINEFSPELLARTTTDFSDIILAIVSGTAGIISFTLGVPTSLVGVMVALSLLPPLSACGIFLGTGHIEYSLGAGVLFLANVICLNLAGVVTFLLQGVLPLAWWKRDKVKITALRIIAVWSFLLIMLIALLYFKFVN, encoded by the coding sequence ATGCCATTACGGGTAATTGAGATAATCACTCCACGCGAAGACAAGGAAGAAGTCATAGCAACGCTTGAAGAACATCGCCCGAATGAAGGTTATGTTTTCTGGGCTTCTCCTTTGGAAGCCGACACTTCACTTGTTTTCAGAGTTATTCTGGACGTACAGGATTCCGAAAATGTACTTGATAAGCTTGAAAATCTTTTTTCATGGAAAGAAAAGTACCGTATAATAGTATTTCCAGCTGAGGCCACTATTCCTCGTCTGGAAAATCTTGATGAAGTTCCTACGACTGAAACAGAGCCTGCTCCTGAAACTGAAAAAAGAAAAAACAGGCTAAGCAGAGAAGAACTTTATGCCGATGTCCTTGACACTTGTGTACTCTCAAAAAGCTACGTAATGCTTGTGATACTTTCCTCTATAGTCGCTGTTATAGGTCTGATGAGAGGCAATGTTGCCGTTCTTATCGGGGCCATGGTCCTGGCTCCATTATTAGGCCCGAATGTTGGCCTTTCACTGGCGACAACCCTTGGCGATGAAAAACTTGCCGCAGCATCTTCTAAAACACTTATTACAGGAGTTTTGCTGGCGATACTGATCTCTATCGGAGCTGGATTTTTCTTAAATATTAACGAGTTCTCGCCAGAACTGCTGGCCCGGACAACTACAGATTTTTCTGATATTATTTTAGCGATTGTCTCCGGTACAGCCGGAATTATTTCTTTTACACTTGGAGTCCCTACCTCGCTGGTAGGAGTCATGGTTGCCCTGTCCCTGCTCCCGCCGCTCAGTGCGTGCGGTATTTTTTTAGGCACAGGACATATCGAGTATTCTTTAGGAGCTGGAGTTCTCTTTTTAGCCAACGTTATCTGCCTTAATCTGGCAGGTGTTGTCACCTTCCTGCTCCAGGGAGTACTGCCTCTGGCGTGGTGGAAAAGAGATAAAGTAAAAATTACGGCTCTCAGAATTATAGCTGTATGGTCATTTCTGCTGATAATGCTCATAGCTCTTCTTTATTTTAAATTCGTAAACTGA
- the corA gene encoding magnesium/cobalt transporter CorA, whose protein sequence is MARFLRKNDRKAGMPPGSLIFTGQQKISKPQIRVTTYNDSSLTDIDMDEYKSITNDTDSICWINIDGVHDSDLIKNIGDNFNISIMNLEDIQDTGQRPCIDEYQDYLFATMKFLNTDNDEDRIKADQISFVLGNNYLITFQEQPSMIFDPVRKRLSKPKNKFRQNGPDYLFYTLIDCLLENYLKVIEGIGERIEEIEEEVLENPIPEQLEEINFYRREIAYIRKSIRPAREIISKTNKMDSEFISDNTAPYLKDLVSMLEQALDSLEIYKEILSDLFSTYNMSINSRLNETMKFLTVFATIFIPLTFLAGIYGMNFDVIPELHYKYSYYILLGLMLLIAFAMLAYFKRKKWI, encoded by the coding sequence ATGGCAAGATTCTTAAGAAAAAATGACCGTAAAGCAGGGATGCCCCCGGGATCACTTATTTTCACCGGTCAGCAAAAAATTTCCAAGCCACAGATTCGAGTTACAACTTATAATGATTCTTCATTAACTGACATTGATATGGATGAATATAAATCCATTACTAATGATACAGATTCAATCTGTTGGATAAATATCGACGGTGTTCATGATTCTGACCTAATCAAAAATATCGGGGATAATTTTAACATATCCATTATGAATCTTGAAGACATCCAAGATACAGGACAGCGTCCCTGCATTGATGAGTATCAGGACTACCTCTTCGCTACCATGAAATTTTTAAACACGGATAATGATGAAGATAGAATTAAAGCAGATCAAATAAGTTTCGTTTTAGGTAATAATTATCTTATTACATTTCAGGAACAGCCAAGTATGATTTTTGATCCGGTACGCAAGCGTCTTTCCAAGCCAAAAAATAAATTCAGGCAAAATGGACCAGACTACCTTTTTTATACACTTATTGACTGTCTGTTGGAAAACTATTTGAAAGTAATCGAAGGAATAGGCGAACGGATAGAAGAAATAGAAGAAGAAGTTTTGGAAAATCCAATACCGGAACAGTTGGAAGAAATTAATTTTTACCGCCGTGAAATAGCGTATATACGAAAATCAATCAGACCGGCCCGTGAAATAATATCCAAAACAAACAAGATGGACTCGGAATTTATATCTGACAACACTGCTCCATACTTAAAAGATTTAGTAAGTATGCTTGAACAGGCATTAGATTCTTTAGAAATCTATAAGGAAATTCTCAGTGATTTGTTTAGTACATACAATATGTCTATCAACAGCCGTTTGAACGAAACAATGAAATTTTTAACTGTCTTTGCAACAATTTTTATTCCGCTAACCTTTCTTGCCGGAATATACGGCATGAATTTCGATGTCATACCAGAGCTGCACTATAAATACAGCTACTACATCCTTCTCGGATTAATGCTGCTGATTGCATTTGCTATGCTGGCATATTTTAAAAGAAAGAAATGGATTTAA
- a CDS encoding Do family serine endopeptidase has protein sequence MKLKRYLGLLTLVTLLVLPAYANANGLPSFVELAKKCGPAVVNINTVKMVEVGNPMEDFFKFHGNGRGGVNPFEEFFKQFNGNGRGNNNHPKQKRKTGSLGSGFIISEDGYVVTNNHVVASADEITVKLQNDGKDYPAKIIGRDKETDLALLKIDTGKKLPYLEFANSAKAEVGAWVLAIGNPFGLGHTVTKGIISAKGRIIGAGPFDNFIQTDASINPGNSGGPLIDLDGRVIGINTAIIASGQGIGFAIPSNMAKSVIDQLKTDHKVSRGWLGVTIQDADAKTAKALGLKEKTGALVNSVNPKDPAAKGGMKVGDVILKVNGEKIDDTNDLLRTIAALPPGKRISVNVWRQGKSKQLYIILGDRNGKTVVAQAEEASPKAANENLDDLGLVVRKVNREAEANSLGLDKPEGLMVIEVTPDSPAEDAAIAVGDVILEANQHKVDSSKSLKNIINSEGKKRGLIMLLLKRQGKNIFRTIELKNK, from the coding sequence ATGAAATTAAAACGTTATTTAGGATTACTGACACTTGTTACCTTACTAGTATTGCCCGCGTATGCGAATGCAAATGGACTTCCATCCTTTGTTGAACTGGCGAAAAAATGCGGTCCTGCGGTTGTTAACATTAATACTGTGAAAATGGTCGAAGTGGGAAACCCCATGGAAGACTTTTTCAAGTTTCATGGAAACGGTCGGGGGGGCGTAAATCCCTTTGAAGAATTTTTCAAACAGTTTAACGGGAATGGCCGTGGTAACAATAATCATCCTAAACAGAAACGAAAAACAGGATCTCTGGGCTCAGGTTTCATAATTTCTGAAGACGGTTATGTTGTAACCAATAACCATGTTGTTGCTTCTGCAGATGAAATCACAGTCAAACTGCAAAATGATGGCAAAGACTACCCTGCAAAGATAATCGGCCGTGACAAAGAAACTGATCTGGCTCTCTTAAAAATTGATACAGGAAAGAAACTGCCCTACCTAGAATTCGCAAACTCTGCGAAAGCCGAAGTAGGTGCTTGGGTTCTTGCAATCGGCAATCCCTTTGGTCTGGGACATACTGTTACCAAAGGCATTATCAGTGCAAAAGGCCGTATCATCGGTGCCGGACCTTTTGACAACTTTATCCAGACTGATGCCAGTATCAATCCCGGCAACAGCGGCGGCCCGCTCATAGACCTTGATGGCCGAGTAATAGGTATTAACACAGCTATTATTGCAAGCGGTCAGGGAATAGGCTTTGCCATTCCCAGCAACATGGCCAAAAGCGTCATTGACCAGCTAAAAACTGATCACAAAGTTAGTCGCGGCTGGCTCGGCGTAACCATTCAGGATGCTGATGCCAAAACAGCCAAGGCTCTGGGCCTCAAAGAAAAGACAGGTGCTCTGGTCAATTCAGTGAATCCCAAGGACCCTGCTGCTAAAGGCGGTATGAAAGTTGGCGATGTTATCCTTAAAGTCAACGGTGAAAAAATTGACGATACCAATGATCTGTTGCGAACCATCGCAGCTTTGCCTCCAGGCAAAAGAATAAGCGTTAATGTATGGCGTCAGGGAAAAAGTAAACAACTCTATATCATCCTCGGCGACCGCAACGGCAAAACTGTTGTAGCTCAGGCTGAAGAGGCATCGCCCAAAGCCGCAAACGAAAACCTCGATGATCTAGGACTTGTTGTCCGCAAGGTTAACCGTGAAGCTGAAGCGAACTCTCTGGGACTTGATAAACCAGAAGGACTCATGGTCATAGAAGTTACGCCAGATTCTCCTGCTGAAGACGCTGCTATCGCAGTCGGTGATGTTATTCTTGAAGCCAACCAGCATAAAGTTGACTCAAGTAAATCACTTAAAAACATCATCAACTCTGAAGGAAAAAAACGCGGCCTGATAATGCTTCTTTTAAAACGTCAGGGAAAAAATATATTCCGGACAATCGAACTGAAAAATAAATAA
- the ispE gene encoding 4-(cytidine 5'-diphospho)-2-C-methyl-D-erythritol kinase gives MNNSTTILTAPAKVNLYLKIVRKREDGYHELDTLFHPFPALADTLEVSEKTEGCTIHCEDFDLPAEDNLIYKAWDKYAAATGFRPGLHIKLIKRTPTGAGLGGGSSDAAAMLRYLDTHPDSPGMEHDKLTALAAGLGADVPFFLLDGPAWAKGIGEILSPCEVDLLGLTALLACPDVHVNTAWAYKEWSNRDNSQNFEKKDSFHLTTYASGNNKTASQTRVTLFNDFEKVVLPEFSKIRETKEYLLKNGACGAVMSGSGASVISFFRDRNEAEKVATDLKSTKVDSVIHTF, from the coding sequence ATGAACAACAGTACGACTATCCTTACTGCTCCGGCAAAAGTTAATCTCTACCTTAAAATTGTGAGGAAAAGAGAAGACGGCTATCATGAACTGGATACTCTCTTTCATCCCTTCCCGGCTTTAGCTGATACTCTTGAAGTTTCAGAAAAGACTGAGGGATGCACTATCCATTGTGAAGATTTTGACTTGCCGGCCGAAGATAATCTGATTTACAAAGCATGGGATAAATATGCTGCCGCTACAGGCTTTAGACCCGGGTTACATATAAAACTCATAAAACGCACTCCTACAGGTGCAGGTCTCGGTGGAGGTAGTTCAGATGCTGCGGCAATGCTGCGTTATCTTGACACTCATCCTGACAGCCCCGGTATGGAACACGATAAGCTTACCGCTCTCGCAGCAGGGCTTGGGGCCGACGTTCCTTTCTTTCTTCTTGACGGTCCGGCATGGGCTAAAGGGATTGGTGAAATTTTATCGCCTTGTGAGGTTGACCTTTTGGGCCTAACAGCCTTATTAGCGTGCCCGGACGTGCATGTTAATACTGCATGGGCATATAAAGAGTGGAGCAACCGGGACAATTCCCAAAATTTTGAAAAAAAAGACTCCTTTCACTTGACAACTTATGCCAGTGGTAATAACAAGACGGCCTCCCAAACGAGGGTTACTTTATTCAATGACTTTGAAAAAGTTGTCCTGCCTGAGTTTTCTAAAATTAGGGAAACGAAGGAATATCTGCTGAAAAACGGAGCCTGCGGAGCTGTCATGAGCGGAAGCGGCGCGAGTGTAATATCTTTTTTCAGAGACAGAAATGAAGCTGAAAAAGTTGCAACCGACTTGAAATCAACTAAAGTCGACTCTGTTATTCACACTTTTTAA